A section of the Canis lupus baileyi chromosome 5, mCanLup2.hap1, whole genome shotgun sequence genome encodes:
- the SLC66A1 gene encoding lysosomal amino acid transporter 1 homolog isoform X1, which yields MVWKKVGSGNFSDCPNGSRPWIWDVFGECAQDGWDEASVGLGLISILCFAASTFPQYIKACKAGNMDQALSLWFLLGWIGGDSCNLIGSFLADQLPLQTYTAVYYVLADLLMLSLYFHYKFKKRPSALSAPINAALLVSSGVACGTPLLRRAGPEAAPAEVFRGRTLLSVEPGSKPFTQQEIIGFVIGSVSSVLYLLSRLPQIRTNFLRKSTQGVSYSLFALVMLGNTLYGLSVLLKNPEVGQSEGSYLLHHLPWLVGSLGVLLLDTIISIQFLVYRDTATSSERQPLLPS from the exons ATGGTCTGGAAGAAGGTGGGCTCCGGCAACTTCTCCGACTGCCCCAACGGCTCCCGCCCCTGGATATGGGACGTGTTCGGCGAATGTGCCCAGGATGGCTGGGACGAGGCCAGCGTGGGCCTGGGCTTGATCTCCATTCTCTGTTTTGCAGCATCCACCTTCCC cCAGTACATCAAGGCCTGCAAGGCCGGCAACATGGACCAGGCGCTGTCTCTGTGGTTCCTCTTGGGCTGGATCGGAGGAGACTCCTGCAACCTCATCGGCTCCTTCCTGGCCGACCAGCTGCCCCTGCAG ACCTACACGGCCGTGTACTACGTGCTGGCGGACCTGCTCATGCTGTCGCTCTACTTTCATTACAAGTTTAAGAAACGGCCCTCAGCGT TGTCTGCCCCCATCAACGCGGCGCTCCTGGTCAGCTCGGGGGTGGCGTGCGGCACCCCGCTGCTGAGGCGCGCCGGCCCCGAGGCTGCCCCGGCCGAGGTCTTCCGGGGCCGGACGCTCCTGTCCGTGGAGCCGGGCAGCAAG CCCTTCACTCAGCAGGAAATCATCGGCTTCGTCATCGGCTCCGTGTCCAGCGTGCTGTACCTGCTGTCGCGGCTGCCTCAGATCCGCACCAAC TTCCTGAGGAAGTCGACGCAGGGCGTCTCCTACTCGCTGTTCGCCCTGGTGATGCTGGGGAACACGCTGTACGGGCTGAGCGTGCTGCTCAAGAACCCCGAGGTGGGCCAGAGCGAGGGCAGCTACCTGCTGCACCACCTGCCCTGGCTCGTGGGCAGCCTGGGCGTGCTGCTGCTCGACACCATC ATCTCCATACAGTTCCTGGTGTACAGGGACACCGCCACCTCCTCGGAGcgccagcccctcctccccagttgA
- the SLC66A1 gene encoding lysosomal amino acid transporter 1 homolog isoform X2, which produces MDQALSLWFLLGWIGGDSCNLIGSFLADQLPLQTYTAVYYVLADLLMLSLYFHYKFKKRPSALSAPINAALLVSSGVACGTPLLRRAGPEAAPAEVFRGRTLLSVEPGSKPFTQQEIIGFVIGSVSSVLYLLSRLPQIRTNFLRKSTQGVSYSLFALVMLGNTLYGLSVLLKNPEVGQSEGSYLLHHLPWLVGSLGVLLLDTIISIQFLVYRDTATSSERQPLLPS; this is translated from the exons ATGGACCAGGCGCTGTCTCTGTGGTTCCTCTTGGGCTGGATCGGAGGAGACTCCTGCAACCTCATCGGCTCCTTCCTGGCCGACCAGCTGCCCCTGCAG ACCTACACGGCCGTGTACTACGTGCTGGCGGACCTGCTCATGCTGTCGCTCTACTTTCATTACAAGTTTAAGAAACGGCCCTCAGCGT TGTCTGCCCCCATCAACGCGGCGCTCCTGGTCAGCTCGGGGGTGGCGTGCGGCACCCCGCTGCTGAGGCGCGCCGGCCCCGAGGCTGCCCCGGCCGAGGTCTTCCGGGGCCGGACGCTCCTGTCCGTGGAGCCGGGCAGCAAG CCCTTCACTCAGCAGGAAATCATCGGCTTCGTCATCGGCTCCGTGTCCAGCGTGCTGTACCTGCTGTCGCGGCTGCCTCAGATCCGCACCAAC TTCCTGAGGAAGTCGACGCAGGGCGTCTCCTACTCGCTGTTCGCCCTGGTGATGCTGGGGAACACGCTGTACGGGCTGAGCGTGCTGCTCAAGAACCCCGAGGTGGGCCAGAGCGAGGGCAGCTACCTGCTGCACCACCTGCCCTGGCTCGTGGGCAGCCTGGGCGTGCTGCTGCTCGACACCATC ATCTCCATACAGTTCCTGGTGTACAGGGACACCGCCACCTCCTCGGAGcgccagcccctcctccccagttgA